The Syngnathus scovelli strain Florida chromosome 13, RoL_Ssco_1.2, whole genome shotgun sequence genome has a window encoding:
- the plpp1a gene encoding phospholipid phosphatase 1 isoform X1, protein MFETRGIPFVVLDLVCLVLGGLPLAAFNLGKIRPYQRGFFCSDDSIKYPFHHSTVTSTVLYTVGFSLPISCMIFGECLCVYLKRLQSKSSYGSYVARVYKAVGTFLFGAAMSQSLTDIAKYSIGRLRPHFLDVCKPNWNCSAGVYVENFACTGNPTMVNEGRLSFYSGHSSFSMYCMLFLALYLQARMRAEWARLLRPTIQFFLIAASVYTGLSRVSDYKHHWSDVLTGLLQGALMAILVVFFVSDFFKQPRDARKEVNIPHTSLQETPTNGNHFESPN, encoded by the exons ATGTTCGAGACAAGAGGAATCCCCTTCGTCGTTCTCGACCTCGTCTGTCTTGTTTTAG GAGGCCTGCCCCTGGCGGCCTTCAACCTGGGTAAGATCCGTCCCTACCAGAGGGGCTTTTTCTGTAGCGACGACAGCATCAAGTACcctttccaccacagcaccgtcacctCCACCGTGCTCTACACGGTGGGCTTCTCGCTGCCCATTAGCTGC ATGATATTCGGCGAGTGCCTGTGCGTGTACCTCAAGCGTCTGCAGTCCAAGTCGTCGTACGGAAGCTACGTGGCACGCGTCTACAAGGCGGTGGGCACCTTCCTGTTCGGCGCCGCCATGAGCCAGTCGCTCACCGACATCGCCAAGTATTCCATCGGCCGTCTCCGGCCGCACTTCCTGGACGTGTGCAAGCCCAACTGGAATTGTTCTGCGGGCGTCTACGTGGAGAATTTTGCCTGCACCGGAAATCCCACCATGGTCAATGAGGGCAG GTTGTCTTTCTATTCCGGCCACTCTTCCTTCTCTATGTACTGCATGCTGTTTCTGGCG CTGTACCTGCAGGCTCGTATGCGTGCAGAGTGGGCTCGCCTGTTGAGGCCCACGATCCAGTTTTTCCTGATTGCCGCCTCCGTGTACACGGGGTTGTCACGTGTGTCTGACTATAAGCATCACTGGAGCGACGTTCTGACCGGTCTCCTACAGGGGGCGCTCATGGCAATCCTAGTG GTGTTTTTCGTGTCCGACTTTTTCAAGCAGCCCCGGGACGCCCGCAAGGAGGTCAACATCCCCCACACCAGCCTCCAGGAGACCCCCACTAACGGAAACCACTTCGAAAGCCCAAACTGA
- the mtrex gene encoding exosome RNA helicase MTR4, whose product MADTFGDLFSVFDDEQKPTTSKNLPASVALDTVNAAGLNNDTDARSSGKTKRDSPDSDGGEELGIGKKARLDTVAANDLNLAEFMPQVKVEPVETAEGCSHEVALPASDEYKPLRPRVGNAAKEYPFILDPFQQEAILCLDNNQSVLVSAHTSAGKTVCAEYAIALALREKQRVIFTSPIKALSNQKYREMYEEFQDVGLMTGDVTINPTASCLVMTTEILRSMLYRGSEIMREVAWVVFDEIHYMRDAERGVVWEETIILLPDNVHYVFLSATIPNARQFAEWICHLHKQPCHVVYTDYRPTPLQHYVFPAGGDGLHLVVDENGDFREDNFNTAMQVLRDAGDSGSGNTGGKWDSKGRKGGTKGPSSVFKIVKMIMERNFQPVIIFSFSKKECEAYALQVAKLDFNKEEEKRLVEEVFNNAVDCLSDEDKRLPQVEHVLPLLKRGIGIHHGGLLPILKETIEILFSEGLIKALFATETFAMGINMPARTVLFTSARKFDGKNHRFITSGEYIQMSGRAGRRGMDDRGIVIFMADEKMSPSVGKQLLKGSADPLNSAFHLTYNMVLNLLRVEEINPEYMLEKSFYQFQHYRALPGVVERIKKLETEYHTIRIPNEESVVTYFKIRQQLAKLGKEILEFIHKPKYCLPFLQPGRLVKVKNEDADFGWGVVVNFSKKANVKISTDAEPLFVAEVLLHCSKDSVKEAATEAAKPAAPGTTGEMQVVPVMLHLLTAISSVRLYIPKDLRPLDNRQLLLKSIQEVQKRFPDGIPVLDPVDDMGIKDAGLKKVVQKVEAFEHRMYSHPLHSDPNLEAVYSLCEKKALIAGDVRTAKRELKKARTVLQMDKLKCRKRVLRRLGFASPSDVIEVKGRVACEISSADELLLTEMVFNGLFNDLTAEQATALLSCFVFQENASEMPKLTEQLAAPLRQMQECAKRIAKVSADAKLDVDEDDYLSSFKPHLMDVVFAWANGATFAQICKMTDVFEGSIIRCMRRLEEVLRQMCSAAKAIGNTELENKFAEGITKIKRDIVFAASLYL is encoded by the exons ATGGCGGACACCTTTGGAGATTTATTCAGCGTATTTGACgatgaacaaaagccaactaCGAGCAAGAACTTGCCGGCCTCGGTCGCTCTAGACACAGT GAATGCAGCAGGGTTAAACAATGACACAGATGCTCGCTCGTCTGGCAAGACCAAGAGGGACTCGCCGGATAGTGATGGAGGAGAGGAGCTGGGCATCGGGAAGAAAGCTCGCCTCGACACGGTCGCTGCCAATGACTTAAA TCTTGCAGAATTTATGCCCCAAGTCAAAGTGGAGCCAGTGGAGACGGCAGAGGGCTGCTCACATGAG GTCGCTCTGCCTGCCAGTGATGAATATAAACCTCTCAGACCTCGAGTTGGAAATGCTGCAAAG GAGTACCCATTCATCCTGGATCCCTTCCAGCAGGAGGCCATTTTGTGCCTCGACAACAACCAGTCGGTGCTCGTATCTGCGCACACCTCGGCCGGCAAGACTGTCTGCGCCGA GTATGCCATTGCGCTGGCCCTCCGCGAGAAGCAGCGTGTCATCTTCACCAGCCCCATCAAAGCGCTGTCCAATCAGAAGTATCGAGAGATGTACGAGGAGTTTCAAGACGTGGGTCTGATGACAGGCGACGTCACCATCAATCCCACAGCCTCTTGCCTCGTCATGACGACAGAG ATCCTGAGGAGCATGCTGTACCGTGGCTCGGAGATCATGAGGGAAGTGGCGTGGGTGGTCTTTGACGAGATCCACTACATGAGAGATGCCG AGCGTGGCGTGGTTTGGGAGGAAACCATCATTCTGCTTCCCGACAACGTGCATTACGTCTTCTtgtcagccaccatccccaacgcCAGGCAATTTGCTGAATGGATATGTCACCTTCATAAGCAG CCGTGCCATGTGGTGTACACAGACTACCGCCCGACACCGCTGCAGCACTACGTTTTCCCAGCAGGGGGCGACGGACTCCACCTTGTGGTGGATGAGAAC GGAGACTTCAGGGAAGATAACTTCAATACGGCCATGCAGGTTTTGAGAGACGCGGGGGATTCTGGGAGTGGCAATACGGGTGGCAAGTGGGACTCCAAAGGACGCAAAGGGGGAACAAAAG GTCCGTCCAGCGTGTTCAAGATCGTGAAGATGATCATGGAGAGGAACTTCCAGCCTGTCATCATTTTCAGCTTCAGCAAGAAGGAATGCGAGGCATATGCTTTGCAGGTGGCCAAGCTGGATTTTAACAAGG AAGAGGAGAAGCGTCTAGTGGAGGAAGTCTTCAACAACGCGGTGGACTGCCTGTCAGATGAGGACAAGAGGCTCCCGCAG GTGGAGCACGTGCTGCCGCTGTTGAAGAGAGGAATCGGCATCCATCACGGCGGTCTTCTGCCCATCCTGAAAGAGACCATCGAAATCCTCTTCTCGGAAGGCCTGATCAAG GCACTGTTTGCCACCGAGACATTCGCCATGGGTATCAACATGCCGGCGCGCACTGTGCTCTTCACCAGCGCCCGCAAGTTTGATGGCAAGAATCACCGCTTT ATCACCTCAGGCGAATACATCCAGATGTCAGGGCGTGCTGGCAGGAGAGGAATGGATGACAGAGGCATCGTTATTTTCATGGCGGACGAGAAAATGAGTCCGTCTGTGGGCAAACAGCTCctcaag GGCTCGGCAGACCCACTGAACAGCGCCTTCCACCTGACGTACAACATGGTGCTCAACCTGCTGCGTGTGGAGGAGATCAACCCCGAGTACATGCTGGAGAAATCCTTCTACCAGTTCCAGCACTACCGAGCGCTCCCCGGCGTCGTCGAGA GAATTAAGAAGCTGGAGACGGAGTACCACACCATCAGGATCCCCAATGAGGAGAGCGTGGTGACCTACTTCAAGATCCGCCAGCAACTGGCCAAACTGGGGAAGGAAATCCTGGAGTTCATCCACAAGCCCAAATACTGCTTGCCCTTCCTGCAACCCGGGCGCCTCGTTAAG GTGAAAAATGAAGACGCAGACTTCGGCTGGGGCGTGGTGGTCAACTTCTCCAAGAAGGCAAACGTGAAG ATCAGCACAGACGCCGAGCCGCTCTTTGTGGCCGAGGTTCTGCTGCACTGCAGCAAGGATAGCGTCAAGGAGGCGGCCACGGAAGCGGCCAAACCCGCCGCGCCGGGTACGACTGGAGAGATGCAG GTGGTCCCCGTGATGCTTCACTTGCTGACCGCCATCAGCTCTGTGCGTCTTTACATCCCCAAAGACTTGAGACCCTTGGACAACCGCCAGCTCTTGCTCAAGTCCATCCAG GAAGTGCAAAAGCGCTTCCCAGACGGCATCCCCGTCCTGGACCCCGTGGACGACATGGGCATCAAGGACGCCGGGCTGAAGAAGGTGGTCCAGAAAGTGGAGGCCTTCGAGCACCGAATGTACTCGCACCCGCTGCACAGCGACCCCAACCTGGAGGCCGTCTACTCGCTCTGTGAAAAGAAAGCTCTG ATCGCGGGTGACGTTCGCACGGCCAAGCGCGAGCTGAAGAAGGCTCGCACCGTGCTGCAGATGGACAAGCTCAAATGCCGGAAGCGAGTGCTACGACGCCTCGGCTTCGCCAGCCCTTCCGACGTCATCGAGGTGAAGGGACGCGTGGCTTGCGAGATCAGCAG CGCTGACGAGCTTCTGCTGACAGAGATGGTGTTCAACGGCCTCTTCAACGACCTGACGGCGGAACAAGCCACCGCGCTGCTCTCCTGCTTTGTCTTCCAGGAAAAT GCCAGCGAGATGCCAAAACTGACTGAGCAACTAGCAGCCCCCCTCCGACAAATGCAG GAGTGCGCCAAGCGCATCGCTAAGGTGTCGGCCGACGCCAAGCTGGATGTGGACGAGGATGACTACCTAAGCTCCTTCAAGCCTCACCTCATGGATGTGGTCTTTGCGTGGGCCAACGGCGCCACCTTTGCACAGATCTGCAAGATGACCGACGTTTTCGAAG gaagcatcatccgctgcatGCGGCGTCTGGAAGAAGTGCTACGGCAAATGTGCTCGGCCGCCAAAGCCATCGGCAACACGGAGCTTGAGAATAAGTTTGCAGAAG GAATCACAAAGATTAAGAGGGACATTGTGTTTGCTGCCAGTCTCTATTTGTAA
- the csgalnact1a gene encoding chondroitin sulfate N-acetylgalactosaminyltransferase 1 has translation MPAMLRRRLLAWVSRVGAVLVLLCCSLTLFYVMTCSTLHPDDSSPSRVLPRALPRASTNQVDLGGTRPGGAAQSGGPPVIHSYQELLQEREEQHRLHISSLKKQIAQLKEALQERSQQLKGVQDSLKKAVAGGPAEGRNSQPGDLGEAPGAKNQQADLQNFLRSQISKAEVTAGARQQSEYSVVPFESFTLHRVYQLEMGLTRHPEEKPVRKDKQDELGEVLEFSLHNLNAPLAQPAGKSSKVYSRSDFIEGITRTEKDKGTVYDLTFRGEASREFRRLVLFRPFGPLMKVRSERVDTADVLINIVMPLSQRTERFRQFMQNFREVCVQQDGRVHLTVVYFGKEQMSEVRHILENTSREANFKNYTLLQLDEEFSRGRGLDVGAQAWRGGDVLLFFCDVDIHFTADFLGSCRLNAESGKKVFYPVLFSQYNPKLIYGSPENIPPVEQQLVLKKDTGFWRDFGFGMTCQYRSDFIHIGGFDIDIKGWGGEDVHLYRKYLRSSILVVRAPSRDLFHLWHDKHCADELAPDQYRMCIKSKAMNEASHGQLGMLFFHKDIEAHLSKQKT, from the exons ATGCCAGCCATGTTGCGGCGTAGGCTCCTAGCCTGGGTGTCGCGGGTCGGCGCCGTGTTGGTTCTTCTGTGTTGCTCCTTGACGCTCTTCTACGTGATGACCTGCAGCACGCTGCACCCGGACGACTCGTCGCCGAGTCGCGTCTTACCGCGCGCTTTACCGCGCGCTAGCACCAACCAGGTCGACCTGGGCGGTACGAGGCCCGGAGGTGCTGCCCAAAGCGGGGGACCGCCGGTGATCCACTCCTACCAGGAGCTACTGCAAGAGCGTGAGGAGCAACACCGCCTGCATATCTCCTCGCTGAAGAAACAGATTGCTCAGCTTAAAGAGGCGCTGCAGGAACGCAGCCAACAGCTCAAAGGTGTGCAAGACAGCCTGAAGAAGGCCGTCGCCGGGGGACCGGCTGAGGGGCGCAACTCGCAGCCCGGGGACCTCGGGGAAGCCCCGGGAGCCAAAAACCAGCAGGCGGACCTCCAGAACTTCTTAAGGAGCCAGATCTCCAAAGCCGAAGTGACCGCCGGGGCTAGGCAACAAAGCGAGTACTCGGTGGTGCCCTTTGAGAGCTTCACCCTGCACCGAGTCTACCAGCTTGAAATGGGTCTGACCCGACACCCCGAGGAGAAACCTGTGAGGAAGGACAAGCAGGACGAGCTGGGCGAAGTGCTGGAGTTCTCCCTGCACAACCTCAACGCCCCGCTGGCGCAGCCGGCCGGCAAAAGTAGCAAAGTCTACTCGCGGTCGGACTTTATAGAAG GCATCACGCGTACAGAGAAGGACAAAGGCACAGTGTACGATCTGACTTTCCGCGGGGAAGCCAGTCGGGAATTCCGCCGCCTGGTCCTTTTCCGGCCCTTTGGACCACTGATGAAGGTGAGGAGCGAGCGGGTGGACACGGCCGACGTGCTCATCAACATTGTGATGCCGCTGTCGCAACGTACCGAAAGGTTCAGGCAGTTCATGCAGAACTTCAG GGAGGTCTGCGTGCAGCAGGACGGCCGCGTCCACCTCACGGTGGTCTATTTCGGGAAGGAGCAGATGAGCGAGGTCCGCCACATCCTAGAGAACACATCCAG GGAGGCCAACTTCAAAAACTACACTCTCCTGCAGCTGGACGAGGAGTTCTCCCGAGGTCGTGGTCTGGATGTCGGGGCGCAGGCATGGAGGGGCGGCGACGTGCTGCTCTTCTTCTGTGACGTCGATATCCACTTCACCGCCGACTTCCTGGGATCTTGCCGACTCAATGCCGAGTCTG GTAAAAAGGTCTTCTACCCAGTGTTGTTCAGCCAGTACAACCCCAAACTGATCTACGGGAGTCCTGAGAACATCCCGCCAGTGGAGCAACAGCTG GTGCTGAAGAAAGACACGGGCTTCTGGAGAGATTTCGGATTCGGCATGACCTGCCAGTACCGCTCGGACTTCATCCATATAG GTGGTTTTGACATTGATATAAAGGGTTGGGGAGGAGAGGACGTGCACTTGTATCGCAAGTACCTGAGAAGTAGTATTCTGGTGGTGCGGGCTCCGTCACGCGACCTCTTCCACCTGTGGCACGACAAGCACTGCGCAGACGAGTTGGCACCCGATCAGTACCGGATGTGCATAAAATCCAAGGCCATGAACGAGGCGTCGCACGGACAGTTGGGGATGCTCTTCTTCCATAAAGACATTGAGGCGCACCTAAGCAAGCAGAAGACGTAA
- the plpp1a gene encoding phospholipid phosphatase 1 isoform X2 produces the protein MFETRGIPFVVLDLVCLVLVGLPFAILTSQHKPFRRGFFCNDESIKYPLKEDTISYQLLGGVMIPLTILTMIFGECLCVYLKRLQSKSSYGSYVARVYKAVGTFLFGAAMSQSLTDIAKYSIGRLRPHFLDVCKPNWNCSAGVYVENFACTGNPTMVNEGRLSFYSGHSSFSMYCMLFLALYLQARMRAEWARLLRPTIQFFLIAASVYTGLSRVSDYKHHWSDVLTGLLQGALMAILVVFFVSDFFKQPRDARKEVNIPHTSLQETPTNGNHFESPN, from the exons ATGTTCGAGACAAGAGGAATCCCCTTCGTCGTTCTCGACCTCGTCTGTCTTGTTTTAG TTGGACTCCCGTTTGCAATACTCACCTCGCAACACAAACCGTTCCGCCGAGGCTTTTTCTGTAACGATGAGTCAATCAAGTACCCGCTTAAAGAGGACACCATTTCCTATCAATTGTTAGGAGGTGTCATGATTCCTCTCACAATACTCACT ATGATATTCGGCGAGTGCCTGTGCGTGTACCTCAAGCGTCTGCAGTCCAAGTCGTCGTACGGAAGCTACGTGGCACGCGTCTACAAGGCGGTGGGCACCTTCCTGTTCGGCGCCGCCATGAGCCAGTCGCTCACCGACATCGCCAAGTATTCCATCGGCCGTCTCCGGCCGCACTTCCTGGACGTGTGCAAGCCCAACTGGAATTGTTCTGCGGGCGTCTACGTGGAGAATTTTGCCTGCACCGGAAATCCCACCATGGTCAATGAGGGCAG GTTGTCTTTCTATTCCGGCCACTCTTCCTTCTCTATGTACTGCATGCTGTTTCTGGCG CTGTACCTGCAGGCTCGTATGCGTGCAGAGTGGGCTCGCCTGTTGAGGCCCACGATCCAGTTTTTCCTGATTGCCGCCTCCGTGTACACGGGGTTGTCACGTGTGTCTGACTATAAGCATCACTGGAGCGACGTTCTGACCGGTCTCCTACAGGGGGCGCTCATGGCAATCCTAGTG GTGTTTTTCGTGTCCGACTTTTTCAAGCAGCCCCGGGACGCCCGCAAGGAGGTCAACATCCCCCACACCAGCCTCCAGGAGACCCCCACTAACGGAAACCACTTCGAAAGCCCAAACTGA